In the genome of Bremerella sp. JC817, one region contains:
- a CDS encoding DUF1611 domain-containing protein, which produces MSTTNDISCSSATVAPAARRTEVMLSDYRRIVVLTEGHTTPFSAKTAIGLLRFRGSDVIAILDSETAGQTTQQALGHGGETPVVASLSDVEAPDALFIGISPAGGRLPPQMKAAIHDAVQRGIDVVSGLHDHLIEDPQLRSIAEQSGARLIDVRRNDLRETAKHATFREGCLRIHTVGHDCSVGKMFTALEVQRELVKRQHDAEFLATGQTGIMIAGQGIPIDSVVSDFVNGSIERLVQAHQEHDILLVEGQGSIVHPAYSAVTLGLLHGCAPHGLILCYEATRTNTKGLDHVPLKSLSELKTLYEAMASSRFPAEVIGVSMNGRRISAEEAEVEKQKVAAELGLPVCDVYRDGPGILADAVLALEKKVGTCN; this is translated from the coding sequence ATGAGCACCACCAACGACATCTCGTGTTCCTCGGCCACCGTTGCCCCAGCCGCACGTCGTACCGAGGTTATGCTTTCCGACTATCGCCGTATCGTCGTTCTTACCGAAGGGCACACCACGCCATTCTCGGCCAAGACGGCAATCGGGCTGCTTCGCTTTCGTGGATCGGATGTGATTGCGATCCTCGATTCCGAAACCGCTGGCCAGACAACTCAGCAGGCCTTGGGACATGGTGGCGAAACTCCAGTGGTCGCTTCGCTTAGCGACGTCGAAGCTCCCGACGCATTGTTCATTGGCATATCACCCGCTGGCGGTCGCTTGCCGCCGCAGATGAAGGCGGCCATTCACGACGCCGTTCAACGTGGCATCGATGTCGTTTCCGGACTGCACGACCACTTGATTGAAGATCCGCAGCTCCGCTCGATCGCCGAACAATCGGGGGCTCGCCTGATCGACGTTCGGCGAAACGATCTCCGTGAGACGGCCAAGCATGCTACGTTTCGCGAGGGATGTCTGCGTATTCATACAGTTGGTCACGACTGTTCGGTCGGTAAGATGTTCACGGCACTGGAAGTCCAGCGCGAGCTCGTAAAACGCCAGCACGACGCCGAATTCCTGGCGACCGGGCAGACAGGCATCATGATCGCCGGTCAGGGAATTCCGATCGACTCAGTCGTCTCGGACTTCGTGAACGGCTCGATCGAACGCCTCGTACAAGCGCATCAAGAGCACGACATTCTACTGGTCGAAGGGCAGGGGAGCATCGTCCATCCGGCTTACTCGGCGGTCACTCTGGGGCTGCTGCATGGCTGTGCCCCGCACGGTTTGATCCTGTGCTACGAAGCGACCCGGACCAATACCAAAGGGCTCGATCATGTTCCGCTGAAGTCGCTTTCGGAACTAAAGACGTTGTACGAAGCGATGGCTTCTTCGCGCTTTCCCGCCGAGGTGATCGGCGTTTCGATGAATGGTCGCCGGATCTCCGCTGAGGAGGCCGAAGTCGAGAAGCAGAAGGTAGCTGCCGAACTGGGATTGCCCGTGTGCGATGTTTATCGCGATGGTCCCGGCATTCTGGCCGACGCAGTGTTGGCGTTGGAAAAGAAGGTGGGGACATGCAACTAG
- a CDS encoding VOC family protein: MTISTSDPNSSAEGQSPTEGSPLPPFHLAVPVHDIAAARAFYGDLLGCPEGRSAATWVDFNFFGHQFVVHLNEKMSGHGIHYNEVDGHGVPVPHFGVVLTMERWTELAETLKGKDIKFEIAPYIRFAGEPGEQGTMFFFDPSGNAIEIKGFNNLGSLFAK; the protein is encoded by the coding sequence ATGACAATTTCCACCAGCGACCCAAACTCGTCCGCTGAAGGTCAATCCCCTACGGAAGGTTCACCACTGCCACCGTTTCACCTGGCCGTGCCGGTCCATGACATCGCAGCCGCTCGAGCGTTCTATGGCGACCTTCTCGGTTGCCCGGAAGGTCGCAGTGCTGCTACCTGGGTCGACTTCAACTTCTTCGGTCATCAGTTTGTGGTTCACTTGAACGAAAAGATGTCGGGGCATGGGATTCACTACAACGAAGTCGACGGTCACGGCGTGCCGGTCCCGCACTTCGGTGTAGTGCTGACGATGGAGCGATGGACCGAACTGGCCGAAACGCTCAAAGGGAAGGACATCAAGTTCGAGATCGCACCTTACATTCGCTTTGCAGGCGAACCCGGCGAACAGGGAACCATGTTCTTCTTCGATCCGTCGGGCAATGCCATCGAGATCAAAGGCTTCAACAACCTAGGCTCATTGTTTGCAAAATAG